In the genome of Proteiniborus sp. DW1, one region contains:
- a CDS encoding nucleobase:cation symporter-2 family protein produces the protein MDAVNKKASVYELDGRPELRLAIPLGMQHILAMFTGNIAPIIILANAINLPEANKIIMIQSAMIVAGLVTLVQLYPLGKVGARLPLVMGTSFAFVPTALSVGQAYGLPAVLGGSLIGSLAEITMGFFIKPLRRFFPPIVTGTVLVAIGISLLPTGINYFAGGAGAADFGSPKNLFLGFVVFITILLLQRFGKGIFNIASILVALIIGYIIAIPLGKIDFSGVAQAAWFSIPKPLHFGLEFRLDAILKFAAVYLVVGLETLGNVSGITLSGENREATDREMTGAVLADSVGSAFAAIFNVLPNTAYGQNAGIVAMTGVINRFVVATGAVFLILAGVMPKIGAISAAMPASVLGGAVTIVFSMITISGIKMVGKAGLDGRNATILAASIGLGLGFSQVPESLIYMPEILKNFFGDPVVAAGILALILNIVFPEDTKQSNKDVVQA, from the coding sequence ATGGATGCAGTTAATAAAAAAGCTTCTGTATACGAATTAGATGGTAGACCAGAACTGAGGCTTGCCATACCTTTAGGAATGCAACATATATTAGCTATGTTTACTGGTAATATAGCTCCTATAATTATTTTGGCAAATGCAATAAATTTACCTGAAGCAAATAAAATTATAATGATTCAATCTGCAATGATTGTTGCAGGTTTAGTGACATTAGTTCAACTATATCCACTGGGAAAAGTTGGAGCTAGGTTACCACTAGTAATGGGAACAAGCTTTGCATTTGTTCCAACAGCATTAAGTGTGGGTCAAGCCTACGGGTTACCAGCTGTACTAGGAGGTTCCTTAATCGGAAGTTTAGCTGAAATCACCATGGGATTTTTTATAAAGCCATTGAGAAGATTTTTTCCACCAATTGTGACAGGAACAGTTCTAGTTGCAATAGGAATATCACTTCTTCCAACTGGTATCAATTATTTTGCAGGGGGAGCAGGAGCTGCGGACTTTGGTTCGCCAAAAAATCTCTTTTTAGGTTTTGTAGTATTTATAACAATATTACTTCTTCAAAGGTTTGGTAAGGGAATATTTAATATAGCGTCAATTCTAGTAGCATTAATTATTGGTTACATCATAGCTATTCCTCTAGGGAAAATTGATTTTTCTGGTGTGGCTCAGGCTGCATGGTTCAGCATACCAAAGCCACTTCATTTTGGATTGGAGTTTAGATTAGATGCAATACTTAAGTTTGCAGCTGTTTATCTAGTAGTGGGGCTAGAAACCTTAGGAAACGTATCAGGCATAACATTAAGCGGAGAAAATAGAGAAGCAACAGATAGAGAAATGACAGGAGCAGTATTAGCTGATTCAGTAGGTAGTGCTTTTGCAGCAATATTTAATGTGTTACCAAACACAGCATACGGACAAAATGCAGGAATAGTAGCAATGACTGGAGTAATAAATAGATTTGTTGTGGCTACAGGAGCAGTATTCCTAATATTAGCAGGTGTAATGCCTAAAATTGGAGCAATAAGTGCAGCTATGCCAGCAAGTGTATTAGGTGGAGCAGTTACAATAGTATTCTCCATGATAACAATAAGTGGAATTAAGATGGTTGGCAAGGCAGGATTAGATGGAAGAAATGCTACTATACTAGCAGCTTCTATAGGTCTAGGCTTAGGGTTTAGCCAAGTGCCAGAATCATTAATATATATGCCTGAGATTTTAAAGAATTTCTTTGGAGATCCTGTAGTGGCAGCAGGAATACTTGCACTAATCTTAAATATAGTTTTTCCTGAAGATACAAAACAATCTAATAAGGATGTAGTCCAAGCATAA
- a CDS encoding HD domain-containing phosphohydrolase: MLLSSYKKKLIGLFTLIALVPIILFSFSVYNRINTYIIDENLKAKTSFITNEAEKINVWFMSNAEKVSDIASCYPFIKSLMNEVDGDRKVNEYLASQLKSSKEVINLRLVLTGSKEYSSNGDYSIQNPRSKSDYLDALHNKELTWTMQEQSNDTPIITASAPLYNTSGQIEGVVLVDFSVNKILNKIREINKEYNYTKYVVTSQGKVLNVYGEEKLRTEENYKDFENKISTLVSKSISTYTGRGRVPLDKNYMVFYSTIPSIGWKILTLVPRQAIFDSLSVLIKDIAFITSITLISLVVFATLFSRMFSNPLVKLKNGAIEIQNGNYDYKFDIKKEDEFGQVAMAFNAMAAKLKESYEELNDNNIMLMETNEQLQEINMELEASYAQLKAAIDQLDESEQRFRTLLGNIDELVWIMDRNLNITFTNDQVESILMISKERFLGRNLNELINYVVGDGEVFLNDFIETDLKNRVICISHSKKDGIIAEVSTKRVYENNKLVAIHGIIRDITERKMMEESIIKRNEELVVINRVSRGLTTAMNIDTLMQRAVEGIIRLMNISLCTIRLLEDDKLVLKAFAGELSDLVVKKPIPVDEDEVGQVVETGKIQILEINKNYNKSKFSANIVDSKKVSFLSVLPIKARGKVRGIMIVGSKSKPDKGEFNVLASISNQVALITENISLYQGLKDNYLKTIETLAAAIEAKDEYTEGHSNRVSKYSLEIAKYMGMPKKFCEEIEVAGILHDVGKIGIKDGVLSKPGRLTEREYEMIRRHPMIGSKILESVGFSETIMNAIKFHHKRYDLKGYPQEVYIDELPLEAAIIGVADAFDAMTTSRSYRNAITVEAAINELIKSKGTQFNPYIVDIMVDIYRRNRDVIESIMQTDITFEGTSLA, from the coding sequence ATGCTTTTAAGTTCTTATAAAAAGAAACTAATAGGTTTGTTTACTTTAATAGCACTAGTACCAATTATTCTATTTTCCTTCAGCGTATATAATAGGATAAATACTTACATAATTGACGAAAATCTAAAAGCAAAAACGAGCTTTATAACTAACGAGGCTGAAAAGATTAATGTTTGGTTTATGTCTAATGCTGAAAAAGTAAGCGACATAGCGTCTTGTTATCCCTTCATAAAATCTCTTATGAATGAAGTAGATGGAGATAGAAAAGTTAATGAATATCTCGCATCACAGCTAAAGTCTTCTAAAGAAGTAATCAATTTAAGGCTAGTCTTGACAGGTTCAAAAGAATATTCATCTAATGGGGATTATTCTATTCAAAATCCTAGATCTAAGTCAGATTATTTAGATGCGTTACATAATAAAGAATTGACATGGACTATGCAGGAACAATCTAATGATACACCTATTATTACTGCTTCAGCTCCTCTATATAATACAAGTGGGCAAATTGAGGGTGTAGTATTAGTTGATTTTAGCGTTAATAAAATTTTAAACAAGATTAGGGAAATAAATAAAGAATATAATTACACTAAATATGTCGTAACTAGTCAAGGCAAGGTGTTAAATGTTTATGGAGAAGAAAAACTAAGAACAGAAGAGAACTACAAAGACTTTGAAAATAAAATATCAACCTTAGTATCTAAATCAATAAGTACATATACAGGAAGAGGACGTGTTCCTCTTGACAAGAATTATATGGTGTTTTATTCTACTATTCCTTCAATAGGGTGGAAGATATTAACCTTAGTACCTAGACAAGCAATATTTGATAGTTTAAGTGTATTAATTAAAGATATAGCTTTTATAACCTCTATTACCTTAATATCTTTAGTAGTATTTGCTACGTTGTTTTCAAGAATGTTCTCAAATCCATTAGTGAAGCTAAAAAATGGAGCAATAGAAATACAGAATGGAAACTATGATTATAAGTTTGATATAAAAAAAGAAGATGAGTTTGGACAAGTAGCAATGGCCTTTAATGCAATGGCAGCAAAGTTAAAAGAGTCATATGAAGAATTAAACGACAATAATATTATGTTGATGGAAACTAATGAGCAATTACAGGAAATAAATATGGAATTAGAAGCTTCATATGCTCAACTAAAGGCAGCTATTGATCAATTAGATGAATCAGAGCAAAGATTTAGAACTCTTCTAGGAAATATAGATGAACTAGTATGGATTATGGATAGGAATCTAAACATAACATTTACCAATGATCAAGTTGAGTCAATATTGATGATAAGCAAGGAGCGGTTCTTAGGAAGAAATCTAAATGAGCTAATAAATTATGTTGTTGGAGACGGAGAGGTATTTTTAAATGATTTTATTGAAACTGATCTAAAAAACCGAGTGATATGTATTTCTCATAGCAAAAAGGATGGCATAATAGCAGAAGTAAGCACAAAAAGGGTATATGAAAACAATAAGTTAGTCGCAATACATGGCATCATAAGGGATATAACTGAAAGAAAGATGATGGAAGAAAGTATAATTAAAAGAAATGAAGAGCTAGTAGTCATAAATAGAGTTAGTAGAGGGTTGACTACTGCTATGAACATAGACACTCTTATGCAAAGAGCAGTAGAAGGTATTATTAGACTTATGAACATATCTTTATGTACTATTAGACTATTAGAAGACGATAAGTTAGTTCTAAAAGCATTTGCAGGAGAATTATCAGACCTAGTAGTTAAAAAACCTATTCCAGTAGACGAAGATGAAGTGGGACAGGTAGTTGAGACAGGTAAGATTCAAATACTCGAAATTAACAAAAATTATAATAAGAGCAAATTTTCGGCTAATATAGTTGACTCAAAGAAGGTAAGCTTTCTTAGTGTACTTCCAATTAAAGCAAGAGGTAAAGTTCGAGGAATAATGATAGTAGGTAGTAAAAGTAAACCTGATAAGGGAGAGTTTAATGTTTTAGCCTCTATCAGTAATCAAGTAGCCTTAATTACTGAAAATATTAGCTTGTATCAAGGGTTGAAGGATAATTACTTAAAAACTATAGAAACGCTGGCAGCTGCCATAGAAGCTAAGGATGAATATACAGAAGGTCATTCTAATAGGGTTTCTAAATATAGTCTTGAAATAGCCAAATACATGGGTATGCCTAAAAAGTTCTGTGAGGAAATTGAGGTGGCTGGCATATTACATGATGTAGGGAAAATAGGAATTAAAGATGGGGTGCTTTCAAAGCCAGGAAGACTAACTGAAAGAGAATATGAAATGATTAGAAGACATCCTATGATAGGTAGTAAGATACTAGAAAGTGTAGGTTTCTCAGAAACCATTATGAATGCTATTAAGTTTCATCATAAAAGGTATGACCTAAAAGGCTACCCTCAAGAGGTCTATATAGATGAATTGCCATTAGAAGCTGCAATTATAGGTGTTGCAGATGCCTTCGATGCAATGACAACAAGTAGATCATATAGAAATGCTATAACTGTAGAAGCTGCCATTAATGAACTTATTAAAAGCAAGGGAACACAGTTTAACCCTTATATAGTTGACATAATGGTTGATATATATAGGAGAAATAGGGATGTAATAGAGTCTATAATGCAAACTGATATAACATTTGAAGGCACCAGTCTAGCTTAA
- a CDS encoding ABC transporter substrate-binding protein: MKVKRKISYFKKSFIVTLLTLIILGLGRPALAARTEVIVLQLRWNHQYQFAGYYAAKWLGYYAREGLAVEIRPAYDEQGNILNAITEVSEGRADFGVGASDILIAQDKGIDLSVVSSVFQRSAVGFYMSEELPFKSLADLVDFKVGRRENDLLDLEFQAMLLKEGINPSRLPLISEGEDFTIYDIVSGKYDIVPGYLGGEIEYFAHKNNIGIKSIKPIDYGVDFYGDSLFTKRSLALNNPELVEKFRRASMKGWEYALENPEEIIDRMSKELFKYDEGTIEDFTEYNRFQADKLKELTLYPVVDIGNINPHRWKQMHETLSELDIVKNKIDINAFIFDYEKLMDERNQNTIETLIKFLGASLLLSIVLFFVNLSIKNNMLKKEIEERKKAENMFRKEFEENKRKEGLLIHKAKQAAMGEMIANIAHQWRQPLNTLGLILANIGDAYEYNELNKEYLNASIQKSKNIINQMSNTIDDFRYFLSPVDEQEEFYVNDRVKYIIDLLEENLRFNDIKVILERVEMVKSYGTKNQYSQAIFSIINNSIDALSSIDKDNKEIRISIYSEEDMAVVEIIDNGGGISKEIEDKIFDVYFTTKTESGGTGLGLYIVKIIVEDRMKGKVEWANTGDGVYMKISIPKDRRDENE; this comes from the coding sequence ATGAAAGTAAAACGGAAAATTTCATATTTTAAGAAGTCTTTCATTGTAACTCTATTAACTTTAATTATTTTGGGTCTTGGAAGACCTGCATTAGCAGCTAGAACAGAGGTTATAGTTCTTCAACTTAGATGGAATCACCAATACCAATTTGCTGGCTATTATGCTGCTAAGTGGCTTGGGTATTATGCTAGGGAAGGGTTAGCAGTTGAAATAAGGCCTGCTTATGATGAACAAGGAAATATATTAAATGCCATTACTGAAGTATCAGAGGGAAGAGCAGATTTTGGAGTAGGAGCTAGCGATATACTTATTGCTCAGGATAAGGGGATAGATTTAAGCGTAGTGTCCTCAGTTTTTCAAAGAAGTGCAGTAGGATTTTATATGAGTGAGGAGTTGCCATTCAAATCATTGGCAGATTTAGTAGATTTCAAGGTAGGTAGAAGAGAAAATGACCTTTTAGATTTAGAGTTCCAAGCTATGCTTTTGAAGGAGGGAATTAATCCTAGCAGGTTGCCTTTGATAAGCGAAGGTGAGGACTTTACAATATATGACATAGTTTCTGGTAAATATGATATTGTACCAGGATACCTAGGAGGAGAAATAGAATACTTTGCTCATAAGAACAACATAGGGATAAAATCAATAAAGCCAATAGATTATGGAGTAGACTTTTATGGAGACTCATTATTTACTAAAAGAAGCCTTGCCCTAAATAATCCAGAGCTAGTAGAAAAGTTTAGAAGAGCAAGCATGAAGGGTTGGGAATATGCATTAGAAAATCCAGAAGAAATAATAGATAGAATGTCTAAGGAATTATTTAAATATGATGAAGGAACTATTGAAGACTTTACTGAATATAACAGATTCCAAGCTGATAAATTAAAGGAACTTACTCTATATCCTGTAGTAGATATAGGAAACATCAATCCTCATAGGTGGAAACAAATGCATGAAACATTAAGTGAGCTTGATATTGTAAAGAACAAGATAGATATAAATGCATTTATATTTGATTATGAGAAGTTAATGGATGAGAGAAATCAAAATACCATAGAAACTCTAATCAAATTTTTAGGAGCTTCTTTATTGCTTTCAATTGTGCTATTCTTTGTCAACCTATCTATAAAGAATAATATGCTCAAGAAAGAGATAGAAGAAAGAAAAAAAGCAGAAAATATGTTCAGGAAAGAGTTTGAGGAAAACAAGAGAAAAGAAGGGTTACTAATCCACAAAGCCAAGCAGGCTGCTATGGGCGAAATGATAGCAAATATCGCTCACCAATGGAGACAGCCACTAAACACCTTAGGATTAATATTAGCCAATATAGGAGATGCATATGAGTATAATGAGTTGAATAAGGAATACTTAAATGCATCTATTCAAAAATCAAAAAATATTATAAATCAAATGTCAAATACAATAGATGACTTTAGATATTTCCTTAGCCCAGTAGATGAACAAGAGGAGTTCTATGTAAATGATAGGGTAAAATATATAATTGACTTGCTTGAAGAAAACCTTAGGTTTAATGATATAAAAGTCATACTAGAAAGAGTTGAAATGGTCAAAAGCTATGGCACTAAGAATCAGTATTCTCAAGCAATCTTTAGTATCATAAACAACTCTATAGATGCTTTATCATCAATAGATAAAGATAATAAAGAAATTAGAATTTCCATTTACTCTGAAGAAGATATGGCAGTTGTTGAGATTATAGATAATGGAGGAGGTATATCAAAGGAAATAGAAGACAAAATATTTGATGTATACTTTACAACTAAAACAGAATCAGGCGGGACAGGACTTGGACTTTATATAGTAAAGATTATTGTCGAGGATAGAATGAAAGGGAAAGTAGAGTGGGCTAACACTGGTGACGGTGTATATATGAAGATATCTATTCCGAAAGATAGGAGAGATGAAAATGAATAA
- a CDS encoding FAD binding domain-containing protein: protein MITVKEYIAPQNVEEAYELFSTKKNSTILGGGAFIRMGSKNIGTLIDLSKAKIDYIHETESAFEIGAMATFGDIEHSEVLAKHFDNLLSKSVREIVGVQLRNIVTVGGTVYSRYGFSDFITGLLALDTKVNFYKQGSISLEEYLEKGPKEKDILESITISKDGRRASYFTMRNSKGDYAILNVAVSKLGDDFRIAIGARPQRAILAKKAMEYLSNNGYTEEHIKKAVEIAADEITFGTNTRGSKEYRKHICKALLKKALMEVVSYED, encoded by the coding sequence ATGATAACTGTTAAAGAATATATAGCACCACAAAATGTAGAAGAAGCATATGAGCTATTTAGCACAAAAAAGAATTCCACTATTCTTGGTGGTGGTGCATTTATAAGAATGGGTTCAAAAAATATAGGGACATTAATAGACTTATCAAAAGCTAAAATTGATTATATACATGAAACGGAAAGTGCATTTGAAATAGGAGCTATGGCTACATTTGGAGATATTGAGCATTCAGAAGTTCTTGCTAAACACTTTGACAATCTTCTCTCAAAGTCTGTAAGAGAAATAGTGGGAGTACAACTTAGAAACATAGTTACTGTAGGAGGAACAGTTTACTCAAGATACGGATTTTCAGATTTTATAACAGGGCTTTTAGCATTAGATACTAAAGTGAATTTTTACAAGCAAGGAAGTATTTCTTTAGAAGAATATTTAGAAAAGGGACCTAAAGAAAAAGATATATTAGAAAGCATAACAATCTCAAAAGACGGAAGAAGAGCCTCATATTTTACTATGAGAAACTCAAAGGGAGACTATGCAATTTTAAATGTAGCAGTGTCTAAACTAGGAGATGATTTTAGAATAGCAATAGGTGCAAGACCTCAAAGAGCCATATTAGCAAAGAAGGCAATGGAGTACTTGTCTAACAATGGATATACTGAAGAACACATAAAAAAAGCAGTGGAAATAGCAGCAGATGAAATCACTTTTGGCACAAATACAAGAGGAAGCAAAGAATATAGAAAACATATCTGCAAAGCTTTGTTAAAAAAAGCACTGATGGAGGTTGTTAGCTATGAAGATTAG
- a CDS encoding Na-translocating system protein MpsC family protein: protein MNKSNSNSLLSNIKVLFVEDEENAREELSRFLKRRVGKLYIGKNGMEGLNFIESHNPDMVVTDLKMPILDGLEMIKRARNMGYDGAIIVLSALSDSETILKAVDIGIVKYLVKPVDTDKLVDTMEQLASSILKKRLKKVVVRDSILLDKEKKQELEQKIKSEVAHFMKSYTGKGPKNVQVFIQGNNIDIKAESVLTLFENNLIINNRNHSLVDYNRRLFYMENKEILEGAIESVLNSKVELEKVEPDSFNNSDYLLFTFI, encoded by the coding sequence ATGAATAAAAGCAATTCCAATAGTCTATTAAGCAATATAAAGGTACTGTTCGTTGAAGATGAAGAAAATGCCCGAGAAGAATTATCAAGATTTTTAAAGAGAAGAGTAGGAAAGCTTTATATAGGCAAAAATGGTATGGAAGGTCTTAATTTCATTGAATCACACAATCCAGATATGGTAGTAACAGACTTAAAAATGCCTATATTAGATGGGCTAGAGATGATAAAGCGTGCAAGAAATATGGGATATGATGGTGCAATAATAGTATTATCGGCATTATCAGATAGTGAAACCATACTAAAGGCTGTTGATATAGGAATAGTGAAGTATTTAGTAAAACCTGTAGATACTGATAAATTAGTTGATACAATGGAGCAACTAGCATCTAGTATATTAAAAAAGAGATTAAAAAAAGTAGTAGTAAGGGATTCTATATTGCTAGATAAAGAAAAAAAACAAGAATTAGAACAAAAAATCAAAAGCGAAGTAGCACATTTTATGAAAAGCTATACAGGGAAAGGACCTAAAAATGTACAAGTATTCATTCAAGGGAATAATATAGATATAAAAGCTGAAAGTGTTCTTACCCTATTTGAAAATAATCTAATTATTAACAATAGAAATCATAGCCTTGTAGACTATAATAGAAGATTGTTTTATATGGAAAATAAAGAAATATTAGAAGGGGCTATTGAATCAGTTTTAAATAGTAAGGTTGAGCTTGAGAAGGTAGAGCCAGACTCATTTAATAATTCAGATTATTTGCTATTCACCTTTATTTAA
- a CDS encoding molybdopterin cofactor-binding domain-containing protein, giving the protein MKVVNKSYTKKDGMGLVQGKPVYTDDLAPKDALIVKVLRSPHAFARIKNINTSIAEKIPGVECIFTYKDIERKPLTRAGQCYPELSPYDKFLLDEYVRHVGDEVAIVAAVDEKTAEKAIRLIKVEYEVLEPVLDFEKADGNASLVHPEEDIFTLVDIGFDRKRNIACQVDLELGDVEKALEESDIIIKRTYSSQAQTQGMMETQRTFTYMDVQGRLVVVSSTQIPFHVRRILSNTFSIPESMIRVIKPRIGGGFGAKQTANSEFYPALVTLKTGKPAKIVFTRKEVFTGTNSRHAMKFDVTIGATKDGKIKAIDMVGLSDTGAYGEHCQTTIAAAAKKVFTIYNKAEAYRYYGKAVYTNHVPGAALRGFGVTQGVFAVESALNELAAELKLDPVRVREINMIRKGETTKLLNMTIKGWGDKPMYMDGCMLEYCVSKGKELIKWDEKFSKCGISGTKARGVGMAIAKQGSGLPKIDMASATLKLNTDGFFSLLLGATDLGTGSDTILAQIAAETLGVDLEKIVVYASDTDLTPYDSGAYASSTTYTTGNAVIDAANKMKEEIIKYGAMYFETEPENIEFDGKSIIKKDDKQIITLEDFSKKITYNVLHTQLSTTGSYVPEIDASPYMAGFAEVEVDLETGKVDVVEFVGVVDCGTPINPMLSKVQVEGGIATGIGLALYEEVKYSPEGRLMTDTLMEYKLPMRRDIGKVVAELAPGYDASGPYGAKSIGEVVVNPVAPAIMDAIYNACGIRIRDLPATPEKVLTTLLEKQSNI; this is encoded by the coding sequence ATGAAAGTAGTAAATAAGTCATATACTAAAAAAGATGGTATGGGCTTAGTGCAAGGAAAACCAGTATATACAGATGACTTAGCCCCAAAGGATGCATTAATAGTTAAGGTGCTTAGAAGCCCTCATGCTTTTGCAAGAATTAAGAATATCAATACATCAATAGCAGAAAAGATTCCAGGTGTGGAATGTATATTCACATACAAAGATATAGAAAGAAAGCCACTAACAAGAGCTGGCCAATGCTACCCAGAATTATCACCATATGATAAGTTCTTGCTAGACGAATATGTAAGGCATGTAGGGGATGAAGTAGCCATAGTTGCAGCAGTAGATGAAAAAACAGCGGAAAAAGCTATTCGCTTGATAAAAGTAGAATATGAAGTATTAGAACCAGTACTAGACTTTGAGAAAGCAGATGGAAATGCATCCCTAGTCCATCCGGAAGAAGATATATTTACTTTAGTTGATATAGGATTTGATAGAAAAAGAAATATCGCCTGCCAAGTTGACCTTGAGCTTGGAGATGTAGAAAAAGCATTAGAAGAAAGTGATATTATAATTAAAAGAACTTATAGCTCACAAGCTCAAACACAGGGGATGATGGAAACTCAGAGAACATTCACATATATGGATGTTCAGGGTAGACTAGTAGTAGTATCATCGACACAAATCCCTTTCCATGTAAGGCGAATACTTTCAAATACATTTAGTATTCCAGAAAGTATGATAAGAGTAATCAAACCTAGAATTGGCGGAGGATTTGGAGCTAAGCAAACAGCAAACTCAGAGTTCTATCCTGCATTAGTAACATTAAAAACAGGAAAACCAGCTAAAATAGTTTTCACGAGAAAAGAAGTATTTACAGGTACGAATTCAAGACATGCCATGAAATTTGACGTGACAATAGGAGCTACAAAAGACGGAAAAATAAAGGCCATAGACATGGTAGGTTTATCAGACACAGGAGCTTATGGAGAGCACTGTCAAACTACAATAGCAGCTGCTGCCAAAAAAGTATTCACAATATACAACAAGGCAGAAGCTTATAGATATTATGGAAAGGCAGTATATACAAACCATGTTCCTGGAGCAGCCCTAAGAGGTTTTGGAGTTACACAAGGGGTATTTGCAGTAGAATCAGCATTAAACGAATTAGCGGCTGAGCTTAAACTAGACCCGGTTAGAGTAAGAGAGATAAACATGATTAGAAAAGGAGAAACTACAAAACTTCTAAACATGACCATCAAAGGCTGGGGAGACAAGCCTATGTATATGGATGGCTGTATGCTGGAGTACTGTGTATCAAAGGGAAAAGAGCTTATTAAATGGGATGAAAAATTCTCAAAATGCGGAATCAGTGGAACTAAAGCAAGAGGGGTAGGTATGGCAATTGCTAAGCAAGGGTCTGGGCTGCCTAAGATAGATATGGCTTCAGCAACTCTAAAGTTAAACACAGATGGTTTCTTTAGTTTGCTATTAGGTGCAACAGATTTAGGTACAGGAAGCGATACAATTTTAGCTCAGATAGCAGCAGAGACTCTTGGAGTAGATTTAGAAAAAATAGTTGTTTATGCATCTGATACAGACTTAACACCATATGACAGTGGAGCTTATGCATCTAGTACCACATATACTACAGGTAATGCAGTAATAGATGCAGCAAATAAAATGAAGGAAGAGATAATTAAATACGGAGCCATGTACTTTGAAACGGAGCCAGAAAATATTGAATTTGATGGAAAGAGTATTATAAAGAAAGATGACAAGCAAATAATAACATTAGAAGACTTCTCTAAGAAAATAACATATAATGTTCTACACACCCAGCTATCAACAACAGGTTCATATGTGCCAGAAATAGATGCTTCTCCATATATGGCAGGATTTGCAGAGGTAGAAGTAGATTTAGAAACAGGAAAAGTAGATGTAGTTGAATTTGTAGGAGTAGTAGATTGCGGTACACCTATAAACCCAATGCTTTCAAAGGTACAGGTTGAAGGTGGTATAGCAACAGGAATAGGGCTAGCCTTATATGAAGAAGTAAAATATAGCCCGGAAGGAAGGTTAATGACTGATACTCTGATGGAGTACAAGCTTCCAATGAGAAGAGACATTGGGAAAGTAGTTGCAGAATTAGCACCAGGATATGATGCTTCAGGACCTTATGGAGCTAAATCTATAGGAGAAGTAGTAGTAAATCCGGTAGCTCCAGCGATTATGGATGCTATATATAATGCTTGCGGAATCAGGATAAGAGACTTACCGGCAACACCAGAAAAAGTATTGACGACATTGTTAGAAAAACAAAGCAATATATAA
- a CDS encoding (2Fe-2S)-binding protein, with product MKISMKINGVNKSFEVSPDEYLVDTLRKNGYLGVKRGCDTGVCGVCTVHMNGKAILSCVTLAARADGQEITTIEGAGKEAERIGKYLVNEGVEQCGYCSSGLIMNILYLEKCVEDPTDEEILHYLSGNLCRCTGYTGQLRAIRKYLEAKKNESSK from the coding sequence ATGAAGATTAGTATGAAAATAAACGGAGTGAATAAATCATTTGAGGTTTCCCCAGATGAATATCTAGTAGATACTCTAAGAAAAAATGGATATTTAGGAGTAAAAAGAGGATGTGATACAGGAGTATGTGGAGTTTGTACTGTTCATATGAATGGTAAAGCAATATTATCTTGTGTTACATTAGCAGCAAGAGCTGATGGGCAGGAAATAACTACTATTGAAGGAGCAGGTAAGGAAGCAGAAAGAATAGGAAAATATCTGGTAAATGAAGGCGTAGAGCAATGTGGTTATTGTAGCTCAGGGCTTATAATGAACATCTTATATCTAGAAAAATGTGTAGAAGACCCTACAGATGAGGAGATACTCCATTATTTATCAGGTAATCTTTGTAGATGTACAGGGTATACAGGACAACTTAGAGCTATAAGAAAATATTTGGAGGCGAAGAAAAATGAAAGTAGTAAATAA